One stretch of Burkholderia sp. NRF60-BP8 DNA includes these proteins:
- the cydB gene encoding cytochrome d ubiquinol oxidase subunit II: MHIDLPVVWAAIIGLGVFIYVMLDGFDLGIGLLFPFFDAKAERQVMLDTVAPVWDGNETFLVLGGAGLYGAFPVVYSTLLPANYLPLILMVVGLIFRGAAFELRAKANRTQHLWDLAFIGGSALAAFCQGITLGSLLQGIRIVNNQFAGGPFDWLSPFSLFCGIGVLVTYATLGCGWLILKVDGELQRKMRLLMKPLTGVLLAVMGVVSLWTVIGLPAVAHRWFGSGNLGWFLPVPILVVACVWGIFHSVKRAHEATPFLLTLALVFLGYTGLVISIWPNIVPPSLTIWDASSSHSSQLFALVGTVIVLPIILVYNAMQYRVFRGKVREGDIGYH; encoded by the coding sequence ATGCACATCGATCTCCCTGTCGTCTGGGCCGCGATCATCGGCCTCGGCGTATTCATCTACGTGATGCTGGACGGCTTCGATCTCGGCATCGGGCTGCTGTTTCCGTTCTTCGACGCGAAGGCCGAGCGCCAGGTGATGCTCGACACCGTCGCGCCGGTGTGGGACGGCAACGAGACGTTTCTCGTGCTCGGCGGCGCGGGCCTCTACGGCGCGTTCCCGGTCGTGTATTCGACGCTGCTGCCGGCCAACTACCTGCCGCTGATCCTGATGGTGGTCGGGCTGATTTTTCGCGGCGCGGCGTTCGAGTTGCGCGCGAAGGCCAATCGTACGCAGCATCTGTGGGATCTCGCGTTCATCGGCGGCTCCGCGCTCGCCGCGTTCTGCCAGGGGATCACGCTCGGTTCGCTGCTGCAGGGCATCCGGATCGTGAACAACCAGTTCGCGGGCGGACCGTTCGACTGGCTGTCGCCGTTCAGCCTGTTTTGCGGGATCGGCGTGCTCGTCACCTATGCGACGCTCGGCTGCGGCTGGCTGATCCTGAAGGTCGACGGCGAGCTGCAGCGCAAGATGCGGCTGCTGATGAAGCCGCTCACGGGCGTGCTGCTCGCGGTGATGGGCGTGGTCAGCCTGTGGACCGTGATCGGGCTGCCGGCCGTCGCGCACCGCTGGTTCGGCAGCGGCAACCTCGGCTGGTTCCTGCCGGTGCCGATCCTCGTCGTCGCATGCGTGTGGGGCATCTTCCACTCGGTGAAGCGTGCGCACGAGGCCACGCCGTTCCTGCTGACGCTCGCGCTCGTATTCCTCGGCTACACGGGGCTCGTGATCAGCATCTGGCCGAACATCGTGCCGCCGTCGCTGACGATCTGGGACGCGTCGTCGAGCCATTCGAGCCAGTTGTTCGCGCTCGTCGGCACCGTGATCGTGCTGCCGATCATCCTCGTGTACAACGCGATGCAGTACCGCGTGTTCCGCGGCAAGGTGCGCGAGGGCGACATCGGCTATCACTGA
- a CDS encoding VOC family protein: protein MQLLDHVSIGVPDIDRARPFYDAVMAALGATKVYDRPNALGYGERCSANDPASTFLAVYLDPAEVGASKRHWCFKAASREQVHAFFEAGLSTGGQSDGAPGLRPQYHGDYYAAFLVDPAGNRIEAVCHAAAPERERP from the coding sequence ATGCAACTGCTCGATCACGTGTCGATCGGTGTGCCGGATATCGACCGGGCACGCCCCTTCTACGATGCCGTCATGGCTGCGCTGGGCGCGACCAAGGTCTATGACCGGCCCAATGCGCTCGGCTATGGCGAACGTTGCAGCGCGAACGACCCTGCATCGACTTTTCTGGCGGTGTATCTGGATCCCGCCGAAGTCGGCGCGAGCAAGCGGCACTGGTGCTTCAAGGCTGCTTCCCGCGAGCAGGTGCATGCGTTTTTCGAGGCTGGCTTGTCCACGGGCGGACAGTCCGACGGCGCCCCCGGCTTGCGGCCGCAGTACCACGGCGACTACTACGCGGCTTTTCTGGTCGATCCGGCCGGCAACCGGATCGAGGCCGTGTGTCACGCGGCGGCGCCGGAGCGCGAGCGGCCGTGA
- a CDS encoding cytochrome ubiquinol oxidase subunit I, with translation MEIFDAFHLARLQFAFTVSFHIVFPAISIGMASFLAVLEWRYLVTGDAAYKSMFQFWSKIFAIGFGMGVVSGVVMAYEFGTNWAGFSRVAGNITGPLLTYEVLTAFFLEAGFLGVMLFGWQRVSPRAHFFATLMVAVGTLISTFWILASNSFMQTPQGYRIENGLVVPVDWFKVIFNPSFPYRLVHMTIAAFIVAGFIVAACGAWHLLKGRRDEPVKRSFSMALWMLLVLAPIQIAVGDAHGLNTREYQPAKIAAIEGLWETEKGGTALNLVGLPDMQAETTRYAIQVPHLGSLILTHSWDGEIRGLKEFPPQDRPYSPIVFWTFRIMAGLGMLMLLTALLGLLLRKGGRLYETRWFQWFVVAMGPSGIVALLAGWITTEVGRQPWTVYGVLRTVDSVAPLSAQQVGVSLLIFVVVYFLVFGTGIYYMMKLMKRGPAAQAGYIELHRHPGLRKSALSTPLNVTEAE, from the coding sequence ATGGAAATCTTCGATGCGTTCCATCTCGCCCGATTGCAATTCGCGTTCACGGTGTCGTTCCACATCGTGTTTCCCGCGATCAGCATCGGCATGGCGAGCTTCCTGGCGGTGCTGGAATGGCGCTATCTCGTCACCGGCGACGCCGCCTACAAATCCATGTTCCAGTTCTGGTCGAAGATCTTCGCGATCGGCTTCGGGATGGGCGTGGTCTCCGGCGTCGTGATGGCGTATGAGTTCGGCACCAACTGGGCCGGCTTCTCGCGCGTCGCGGGCAACATCACGGGGCCGCTGCTCACGTACGAAGTCCTGACGGCGTTCTTCCTCGAAGCCGGCTTCCTCGGTGTGATGCTGTTCGGCTGGCAGCGCGTCAGCCCGCGCGCGCACTTCTTCGCGACGCTGATGGTCGCGGTCGGCACGCTGATCTCGACGTTCTGGATTCTCGCGTCGAACAGCTTCATGCAGACACCGCAAGGCTACAGGATCGAGAACGGCCTCGTCGTGCCGGTCGACTGGTTCAAGGTCATCTTCAATCCGTCGTTCCCGTATCGCCTCGTGCACATGACGATCGCGGCGTTCATCGTCGCGGGCTTCATCGTCGCCGCGTGCGGCGCGTGGCATCTGCTGAAGGGGCGCCGCGACGAGCCGGTGAAGCGCAGCTTCTCGATGGCGCTGTGGATGCTGCTGGTGCTCGCGCCGATCCAGATCGCCGTCGGCGACGCGCACGGGTTGAACACGCGCGAATACCAGCCGGCGAAGATCGCGGCGATCGAGGGACTGTGGGAAACCGAGAAGGGCGGCACCGCGCTGAACCTCGTCGGGCTGCCCGACATGCAGGCCGAAACCACGCGCTATGCGATCCAGGTGCCGCACCTCGGCAGCCTGATCCTCACGCACAGCTGGGACGGCGAGATTCGCGGGCTGAAGGAATTCCCGCCGCAGGATCGCCCGTATTCGCCGATCGTCTTCTGGACGTTCCGGATCATGGCCGGCCTCGGGATGCTGATGCTGCTGACCGCGCTGCTCGGGCTGCTGCTGAGAAAGGGCGGGCGCCTGTACGAGACGCGCTGGTTCCAGTGGTTCGTGGTGGCGATGGGGCCGTCGGGCATCGTCGCGCTGCTGGCCGGCTGGATCACGACCGAGGTCGGGCGCCAGCCGTGGACCGTCTACGGCGTGCTGCGCACCGTCGATTCGGTCGCGCCGCTCAGCGCGCAACAGGTCGGCGTGTCGCTGCTGATCTTCGTGGTCGTGTATTTCCTGGTATTCGGAACGGGGATCTACTACATGATGAAACTGATGAAGCGCGGGCCGGCTGCCCAGGCCGGCTACATCGAGCTGCACCGGCATCCGGGGCTGCGCAAGAGCGCGCTGTCCACGCCGCTGAACGTCACCGAGGCGGAGTAA
- a CDS encoding phospholipase D-like domain-containing protein: protein MSDTNTQNKSKAPVDVCKRQTVASAQWFLEKQADYYAPPYEKNNLDVFICGEDAFMQIAADLKAAKHSVEIICWGFDPGMELIRKGTVWPRGDTWGGLLRDVAAGKFNNGKPVQVRLLSWYGFIGSLGSNNMPGHSSGRLNYEEKMAMMVGAAGGIYLPTDKPPQPQTPQERREDFNARWYDDAFAGRFPTLSVRTRDGNSKAVHESLAGEPGKRDFTEVLGLEKVATDHQKTILIDYEYDGGAHAVGYVMGLNSVTDYWDTQQHLFFDPRRGESWEGANDAQPGLKPFQDYASRIRGEALVAVSKNFTDAWNRAKGKGANISRTHDFKKVPAGLTRNLGTPCQRAQVVRTQPEEKDKSIKALYEQATSFARSYIYVENQYFQYTEWPNKLKEWRTEFLACSQSAGRKPSDIPNLHVMVVIPTPERIQMVPRTHDTVKVLGHGTSMPNQDKAVEDELARNRRQQTEWDAYVKRQKASGGRIDPDLYPAPLSPAAQSAKDLGDKASLAKSLDQMGIRTLVGSLWAFDRNWRNSKLNTETAKQQADWDEYVKKQQAKGELPDPDRAPMLPLSAQLIAARYREIYIHSKLLLIDDSFFTLGSANLNLRSMAVDAEINVGSDDRAKSTDLRKRVWKLHTGGKHDGGDGSPDAIKETFMKWQKLMDSNVMQRKRGLDLSGFLMAFQDERTSSVRLA from the coding sequence ATGTCCGATACCAATACCCAAAACAAATCGAAGGCGCCGGTCGATGTCTGCAAGCGTCAGACGGTCGCTAGTGCGCAGTGGTTTCTGGAAAAGCAGGCGGACTACTACGCGCCGCCTTATGAAAAGAATAATCTCGACGTATTCATTTGCGGCGAGGACGCATTCATGCAGATTGCAGCCGACTTGAAGGCCGCCAAGCATAGTGTCGAAATCATTTGCTGGGGTTTCGACCCGGGCATGGAACTGATCCGCAAGGGCACGGTTTGGCCGCGAGGAGATACCTGGGGCGGTCTGCTGCGCGATGTGGCCGCCGGGAAATTCAACAACGGCAAGCCGGTGCAAGTGCGTTTGCTCTCGTGGTATGGCTTCATCGGTAGTCTCGGTTCGAACAATATGCCGGGCCACAGCAGCGGTCGTTTGAACTATGAAGAAAAGATGGCCATGATGGTCGGCGCCGCGGGTGGCATCTATTTGCCAACCGACAAGCCACCTCAACCGCAGACGCCTCAGGAGCGACGTGAGGACTTCAATGCGCGGTGGTACGACGATGCGTTTGCCGGGCGATTCCCCACCCTGTCGGTTCGTACCCGAGATGGCAATAGCAAAGCGGTTCACGAAAGTCTGGCGGGCGAGCCGGGTAAACGCGATTTCACGGAAGTGTTGGGTCTGGAGAAAGTGGCCACGGATCACCAGAAGACCATTCTGATTGACTACGAGTACGATGGCGGTGCGCACGCAGTAGGCTATGTAATGGGCTTGAACAGCGTGACCGACTATTGGGACACACAGCAACACCTTTTCTTCGATCCACGTCGCGGTGAGTCATGGGAGGGGGCGAACGACGCTCAACCGGGTCTGAAGCCTTTCCAGGATTACGCTAGCCGTATTAGAGGTGAAGCGTTGGTGGCGGTGAGCAAGAACTTCACCGACGCGTGGAATCGCGCCAAGGGCAAGGGTGCGAATATCTCGAGAACGCACGATTTCAAAAAAGTACCGGCGGGCCTGACGCGGAATCTCGGTACGCCGTGTCAACGGGCGCAAGTCGTCCGAACGCAGCCCGAAGAAAAGGACAAATCCATCAAGGCGTTGTACGAGCAGGCGACGTCCTTTGCAAGAAGCTATATCTACGTCGAGAATCAGTATTTTCAATATACGGAATGGCCGAATAAGCTGAAGGAGTGGCGAACCGAGTTCCTTGCGTGCAGCCAGTCAGCCGGACGGAAGCCGTCGGACATACCGAACCTGCACGTGATGGTTGTCATTCCGACACCCGAGCGGATACAAATGGTGCCGCGTACGCACGATACGGTTAAGGTTCTGGGGCACGGTACCTCCATGCCTAATCAGGACAAGGCAGTCGAGGATGAGCTCGCCCGCAACCGGCGGCAGCAAACGGAGTGGGACGCCTATGTCAAGCGGCAGAAGGCGAGCGGCGGGAGAATCGATCCCGATCTTTACCCGGCACCGCTTTCGCCCGCGGCGCAAAGCGCCAAGGACCTTGGCGATAAGGCGTCTCTTGCTAAATCGCTCGATCAAATGGGCATTCGCACGCTGGTGGGTAGCCTGTGGGCCTTCGACCGCAATTGGCGCAATTCCAAGTTGAATACCGAGACGGCGAAGCAGCAGGCTGATTGGGATGAATATGTGAAGAAGCAGCAAGCCAAGGGCGAATTGCCCGATCCGGACCGAGCGCCGATGCTGCCGCTGTCGGCACAGTTGATTGCGGCCCGGTACAGAGAAATCTATATCCACAGCAAGTTGCTGCTGATAGACGATAGTTTCTTCACGCTCGGTAGCGCCAACCTGAATTTACGGAGCATGGCGGTTGATGCGGAGATCAATGTGGGCAGTGATGATCGTGCCAAGAGTACCGATTTGCGTAAGCGGGTTTGGAAGCTTCATACCGGCGGCAAACATGATGGTGGCGACGGTAGTCCCGATGCAATCAAGGAAACATTCATGAAGTGGCAGAAGCTCATGGATTCGAACGTCATGCAAAGAAAGAGAGGTCTGGATCTGTCGGGCTTCCTGATGGCGTTCCAAGACGAGCGCACGTCAAGCGTTCGGCTGGCTTAA
- the trpS gene encoding tryptophan--tRNA ligase yields MTQPTRPTILTGDRTTGPLHLGHYIGSLRARVQMQHEARQFLLLADTQALTDNMGRRQRVTDNVIEVALDYLAVGIDPAISTIVVQSQVPELAELSQYLLNLVTVARLERNPTIKEEIRLRGFERDIPAGFLTYPVSQAADITAFKATHVPVGDDQLPMIEQTNELVRRFNATVDRPVLVECEAVLSSVTRLPGIDGKAKMSKSLGNAITLGSTPDEIAQAVKDMYTDPNHLRVSDPGQVEGNVVFTFLDAFEPDVAKVDELKAHYRRGGLGDSVVKRVLNERLQALIEPIRARRREFEADKAEVMAILKRGTLHAREVAGATLAEVKGAMGLTYFD; encoded by the coding sequence ATGACGCAACCCACCCGCCCGACCATCCTCACCGGCGACCGCACGACCGGCCCGCTGCATCTCGGCCACTACATCGGCTCGCTGCGCGCACGCGTGCAGATGCAGCACGAGGCGCGGCAATTCCTGCTGCTCGCCGATACGCAGGCGCTCACCGACAACATGGGCCGCCGCCAGCGCGTGACCGACAACGTGATCGAGGTCGCGCTCGACTACCTCGCCGTCGGCATCGATCCGGCGATCTCGACGATCGTCGTGCAGTCGCAGGTGCCCGAACTCGCCGAGCTGTCGCAATACCTGCTCAACCTCGTCACGGTCGCGCGCCTCGAACGCAATCCGACCATCAAGGAAGAAATCCGCCTGCGCGGGTTCGAGCGCGACATCCCGGCCGGCTTCCTGACTTACCCGGTGAGCCAGGCGGCGGACATCACCGCATTCAAGGCGACCCATGTGCCGGTCGGCGACGATCAGTTGCCGATGATCGAGCAGACCAACGAACTCGTGCGCCGCTTCAACGCGACCGTCGATCGGCCGGTGCTGGTCGAGTGCGAGGCCGTGCTGTCGTCGGTCACGCGGCTGCCGGGCATCGACGGCAAGGCGAAGATGAGCAAGTCGCTCGGCAACGCGATCACGCTCGGCTCGACGCCTGACGAGATCGCACAGGCCGTGAAGGACATGTACACGGATCCGAATCACCTGCGCGTGAGCGACCCGGGCCAGGTCGAAGGCAACGTCGTGTTCACGTTCCTCGATGCATTCGAGCCGGACGTGGCGAAGGTCGACGAGCTGAAGGCCCACTATCGCCGCGGCGGCCTCGGCGATAGCGTCGTCAAGCGCGTGCTGAACGAGCGGCTGCAGGCGCTGATCGAGCCGATCCGCGCGCGCCGCCGCGAGTTCGAGGCCGACAAGGCCGAAGTGATGGCGATCCTGAAGCGCGGCACGCTGCACGCGCGGGAAGTGGCGGGCGCAACACTCGCGGAGGTGAAGGGGGCGATGGGGCTGACGTATTTCGATTGA
- a CDS encoding type VI secretion system Vgr family protein, translated as MLRAFVGTLDQNKRAIRFHWGRHQDALAHVLVPQSIDLTEGLCVGLEGHLTCLSSRPDLPLSAFLGLPLSVQLMTDRGKPYPINGIITDVRAGQSDGSLTCVQLTLRDALGILDQRINSRTFRSMSVPDILETLLHEWQQRSSALAQAFDFELVLDRNQYPKREQTRQAGESDAAFIRRLCRRDGIFWYARAGKHDGAATDTPVHTLVFCDDPTKLPQAAAGQVPYHRGTQSRERDSVTLWSTARALTPGSVRRASWDYKTGRMAQSEQETIVDHGEAGNDLAKLLADSVIDVPHAADSDADHERLAKARILAHEHRAECVHASSDVRDVSPGFWFTLRGHPELDTRPEEQRQFVVTSLHHRATNNFSKALDERAQALFAASRWSFDALPVEEGTGVRYENTFICVRRGVPLTPAYDPRVDLPAVHPFTAKVVGQAGEEVHCDELGRIKVQILGLRGDDHAHAQGAGTSGTERDSAWVRWVSPWAGPNYGMDMLPRAGMEVLIDHLHGDPDKMVVTGVLHGGPNMPTTFSHTGSLPGNRYLSGIKTKEIKADRYNQLRFDDTPGQISSQLASEHTYTQLNLGYLTEPRNDGKGAPRGDGLEARTDAQAVIRAAKGVYVTAQQQGRAEGKMLERTALQTLIEQLQELVRNLGDASAANDADNTDLARIEKITSQIKGWDAGSNVDQGGGGSGGAPMVAIEGPAGVTVASQDAMVLGAQTNIDAVSAGNTQISAGRRLLMRVGDWMSAFAAKGMTLVTADGKLRIEAHKEDVVVKAAKRIILEAGEEIVFRSPKVNTQASDEASINGGSSYSQWNGGGVVHGTSGVWREHAASHSLVGPDNKAVKAPDPLTFKELEQQDSLAVVLRSHPNDGRPLAYEPYTLYKGAAKIADGVTDEHGQLIIANHQKGTSSYTVKLHNGHEIEVPVMEGGLSDDDQLAAQGWRAVDGDPESRQRHAEG; from the coding sequence ATGCTGCGCGCCTTCGTTGGCACGCTCGATCAGAACAAACGTGCGATCCGGTTTCATTGGGGCCGTCACCAGGATGCGCTGGCGCATGTCCTGGTACCACAGAGCATCGATTTGACGGAGGGTCTCTGTGTCGGCCTCGAAGGGCACCTGACCTGCTTGTCGTCACGCCCGGATCTGCCGCTCTCTGCATTTTTGGGGTTGCCGCTTTCGGTGCAACTGATGACGGATCGAGGCAAGCCATATCCGATCAACGGGATCATCACGGATGTCCGCGCCGGTCAATCGGACGGTTCCCTCACGTGCGTGCAACTGACATTGAGAGATGCGCTGGGTATTCTCGATCAGCGGATCAACAGCAGAACGTTTCGTTCGATGAGTGTCCCGGACATTCTGGAGACGCTGCTGCACGAATGGCAGCAACGCAGCTCCGCGTTGGCGCAGGCTTTCGATTTCGAACTCGTGCTGGATCGAAATCAGTATCCAAAGCGCGAGCAGACGCGCCAGGCGGGCGAATCGGATGCGGCGTTCATTCGCCGGTTGTGTCGACGCGACGGCATTTTCTGGTACGCCCGGGCAGGCAAGCATGACGGTGCGGCCACGGACACGCCGGTCCATACGCTCGTGTTCTGTGACGATCCGACGAAGCTGCCGCAGGCGGCGGCAGGCCAAGTGCCTTACCACCGCGGTACGCAGTCGCGGGAGCGTGACTCGGTCACGCTATGGTCCACGGCCCGTGCACTGACGCCCGGAAGCGTGCGGCGCGCCAGTTGGGATTACAAGACCGGCAGGATGGCGCAGTCCGAACAGGAGACGATCGTCGATCACGGCGAGGCAGGCAACGATCTCGCGAAGCTGCTGGCCGACTCGGTCATCGACGTTCCGCATGCGGCGGACTCGGATGCCGACCACGAGCGTCTGGCGAAGGCTCGCATTCTGGCACATGAGCATCGCGCCGAATGCGTGCATGCGTCGAGCGACGTCCGGGATGTCTCGCCGGGTTTCTGGTTCACGCTGCGTGGGCATCCGGAGCTCGATACCCGGCCCGAGGAGCAGCGGCAGTTCGTCGTTACCAGCTTGCACCACCGGGCCACCAACAATTTTTCGAAGGCGCTCGACGAGCGAGCCCAGGCGCTGTTTGCCGCGAGTCGCTGGAGTTTCGACGCGTTGCCGGTCGAAGAGGGTACCGGGGTTCGCTACGAGAACACATTCATTTGCGTGCGCCGCGGTGTGCCGCTGACGCCAGCGTACGATCCGCGCGTCGATTTGCCGGCTGTGCATCCGTTTACCGCGAAAGTGGTTGGCCAGGCCGGCGAGGAAGTGCACTGCGACGAATTGGGGCGCATCAAGGTGCAGATTCTCGGTTTGCGCGGGGACGATCATGCCCACGCGCAAGGTGCCGGCACCAGCGGAACCGAGCGGGACAGCGCGTGGGTGAGATGGGTCAGCCCCTGGGCCGGCCCGAACTACGGCATGGACATGCTGCCGCGCGCGGGAATGGAGGTGCTGATCGACCATTTGCACGGCGACCCCGACAAGATGGTCGTGACCGGGGTGCTGCACGGCGGTCCCAACATGCCGACCACGTTCAGCCACACCGGTTCGCTTCCGGGCAATCGCTATCTATCCGGCATCAAGACCAAGGAGATCAAGGCGGATCGCTACAACCAGCTGCGTTTCGACGATACGCCCGGCCAGATCAGCAGCCAGCTTGCCAGCGAACACACCTATACCCAGCTGAACCTGGGCTACCTGACGGAGCCTCGTAACGATGGCAAAGGGGCGCCTCGTGGCGACGGTTTGGAGGCCAGAACCGATGCCCAGGCGGTCATTCGCGCCGCGAAGGGCGTCTACGTGACCGCGCAGCAGCAGGGGCGTGCCGAAGGCAAGATGCTTGAACGTACGGCATTGCAGACGTTGATCGAACAATTGCAGGAACTGGTACGGAACCTCGGCGATGCGTCCGCTGCGAACGACGCTGACAATACCGACCTCGCACGCATCGAGAAGATCACATCGCAGATTAAGGGCTGGGATGCTGGCAGCAACGTTGACCAGGGCGGCGGCGGCTCCGGCGGCGCGCCGATGGTGGCAATCGAGGGGCCGGCCGGCGTGACCGTCGCGAGCCAGGACGCCATGGTGCTCGGGGCGCAGACCAACATCGATGCAGTGAGTGCCGGCAACACGCAAATCAGCGCGGGGCGCCGCCTGTTGATGCGCGTCGGAGACTGGATGAGCGCGTTCGCGGCCAAGGGAATGACGCTGGTCACGGCAGACGGGAAGCTGCGGATCGAGGCGCACAAGGAGGATGTGGTGGTGAAGGCCGCCAAGCGCATCATCCTGGAGGCAGGCGAAGAAATCGTGTTCCGCTCGCCGAAGGTCAATACCCAGGCGAGCGACGAAGCGTCGATCAACGGCGGGTCGAGCTACAGCCAGTGGAATGGCGGCGGCGTTGTGCATGGCACGAGCGGCGTATGGCGCGAACATGCGGCGTCGCACAGTCTCGTCGGGCCGGACAACAAGGCTGTGAAAGCGCCCGATCCCCTGACCTTCAAGGAGTTGGAGCAACAGGACAGCCTCGCGGTAGTGCTCCGTTCCCACCCGAACGATGGCCGGCCGCTTGCCTATGAGCCGTACACGCTTTACAAGGGAGCGGCCAAGATTGCGGACGGCGTGACCGACGAGCATGGTCAACTGATCATCGCGAATCACCAGAAGGGTACGTCTTCCTATACGGTCAAGCTGCACAATGGGCACGAGATCGAGGTGCCCGTGATGGAAGGAGGGTTGAGCGACGACGATCAACTGGCCGCACAGGGATGGCGGGCGGTCGACGGCGATCCGGAATCGCGCCAGCGCCACGCAGAGGGCTGA
- a CDS encoding bestrophin family protein has translation MIVRPRQNWLRMLFVWNGSVLQSIIPQLVFMAIVSTLAVFTNGRIFGEKIPLNTAPFTLFGLALAIFLGFRNNASFERFKEARHLWGNLLIAARAVTSQLHRYLPDSVSDAERNRLADLLIALAYALKHQLRHTDPTEDLLRILGAERTAALGGKCYKPVAILDELRGGIVRALGRAPGSDATCWMFETQLDELGKSVGGCERILSTPIPFSYSVLLHRTVYAYCVLLPFGLVDSTEFFTPLICVFISYTLIALEAIANEVAEPFGLAPNALALDAMTRTIERSVLELGDRPMPEEFVPASTYQIT, from the coding sequence ATGATCGTCAGACCACGACAGAACTGGCTCCGGATGCTGTTCGTATGGAACGGCTCCGTGCTGCAATCGATCATTCCGCAGCTCGTGTTCATGGCGATCGTCAGCACGCTGGCGGTCTTCACGAACGGACGCATCTTCGGCGAGAAGATTCCGCTCAACACCGCGCCGTTCACGCTGTTCGGGCTCGCGCTCGCGATCTTCCTCGGGTTTCGCAACAACGCGAGCTTCGAGCGCTTCAAGGAGGCGCGGCATCTGTGGGGCAACCTGCTGATCGCCGCACGCGCGGTGACGTCGCAACTGCATCGCTACCTGCCCGACAGCGTGAGCGACGCCGAGCGCAACCGGCTTGCCGATCTGCTGATCGCGCTCGCGTATGCGTTGAAACATCAACTGCGTCATACCGATCCGACCGAAGACCTGCTGCGCATTCTCGGGGCGGAGCGCACGGCCGCGCTCGGCGGCAAATGCTACAAGCCCGTCGCGATCCTCGACGAACTGCGCGGCGGCATCGTCCGTGCGCTGGGGCGCGCGCCCGGCAGCGACGCGACCTGCTGGATGTTCGAGACGCAACTCGACGAGCTCGGCAAGTCGGTCGGTGGTTGCGAGCGCATCCTGTCGACGCCGATCCCGTTTTCGTACAGCGTGCTGCTCCATCGCACCGTGTATGCGTATTGCGTGCTGCTGCCGTTCGGGCTCGTCGATTCGACGGAGTTCTTCACGCCGCTGATCTGCGTGTTCATTTCCTACACGCTGATCGCGCTCGAAGCGATCGCGAACGAAGTGGCCGAGCCGTTCGGCCTCGCGCCGAATGCGCTCGCGCTCGATGCGATGACGCGCACGATCGAGCGGTCGGTGCTCGAACTCGGCGATCGGCCGATGCCCGAGGAGTTCGTGCCGGCGTCGACGTATCAGATCACGTAG